The nucleotide sequence GCGAGGTCGCGCACCGGAACGACCCGGCCGGCGTGCAGCACGAGCGCGGCGAGCAGGACGCGGTGCTTCGGGGAGCGGACCGGCACGTCCCGCCCCGCAACCCGCATCTCGAAGGGGCCGAGCAGCCCGAACGCTAGCGGCACGGGTCCGGTCGCCGGGCCCTCCACCCGGCCGAGCCTGTCCACCACCGCGCTCCCATCGATGCCGTCCGCGACGGACCGCCCGGCCGGGCGGCGCGTGGGAGTGTTTCAGGGTTGGGCTTCAAATCGCTTTCACCCGCGACCGCGCCGGCTTCGCCGCGTAGCGCGCCAGGCCGCCGGCGAGCAGCGCGAACGCCTCCCCGGACACGCGAAGCGCGCGGGCCGCGATCTCCTCGTCCGGCGCGCCCGCGAGCAGGGCCCGCCGGACCGCGGCCACCGTCTCGCGGTGCACGGCGACGATCGCCTCCGCGGCGAGGCGCGGGCGCAGGTCGTCGGCGGGCGCGTCCTGCTCGGCGGCGATCAGCTCGGCGAGCGCCTCCGCGTACCGGCTGTGGATGTCCCGCTCGCGGGCGCGCAGCGCCGGGCTGTCGGCCACGAGCGCCGCGAGCGCGGCCGCCCGGCGCCGTCCGTCGGGGTCCAGCCTGACCTTCTCGTACCTCCGCTGGAAGAACGCCTTTGCCGCGGACAGTGGCGTCTCCCGCGGCGGCCGGCCACCGACCGCGTCCAGGAGTGCGGCCTCGAACGCCGCGTCCTCGCTGTAGACGAGGTCCTCTTTGGAGCGGAAGTGGTTGAAGACGGTCTTCTCCGTCACGCCGGCCGCCGCGGCCACGTCGGCCACCGTCACCAGGTCGAACCCGCGCCGCACGAAGAGCCCGAACGCGGCCTCCGCGATCCGCCGCCGGGTCTCCCGCTTCTGCGCCGCGCGCTCGACCATCGCACACCTACTTCGCTACAGTGACTGAAACAGCTCGTTACAGAGACTGTATCGAAACGGGGGACAACATGCCGGCCCTACCCGAACTCGCGCCGATGCTCGCCCGCATCGAGGCCGCCCGCGCCCACGTGCCCGACCCCGCGCTGCCGGTCGCCGAGCGGCGCGCCGCCATCCACCGCGGCATGGACCAGCGCGCGGCGGCGGTCGCGCTGCCGCCACCACCCGTCGCGGTCACCGACCACGCCGTGCCGGTGGAGGGCGGCGAGATCACCGTCCGCACCTACCGGCCGGACGTCGAGGGGCCGCTGCCCGCCCACCTGTACGTGCACGGCGGCGGCTGGTGGCTCGGCACCCTCGCCCACCGCGACGCCGCCTGCGCACGGCTCGCGGTCGACGCGCGGTGCGTGGTGGCCTCGGTCGCCCACCGGCTCGCGCCCGAACACTGGTTTCCGGTGCCGGTGCGCGACTGCGTGGCGGCCCTGATGTGGTTGGCGGGCCGGGCGGCCGAGCTGGGCGTGGACGCGTCCCGCCTGTCGATCGGCGGCGACTCCTCCGGCGCCAACCTCGCCGCCGCGACGGCGCTCGTGGCGCGGGACGAGGGCGGGCCGGCGCTGGTCGCCCAGGTGCTGGAGATCCCCGCACTGGACCTGACGATGAGCCAGCCCTCGGTCAACGCGACGGCCGGACCGGTGGTGCTGACGCGCGACGACCTGGCGGAAAACATCGCCCGCTACGCCGACCCCGCCGACCTCCGCCACCCCTACGCCTCTCCCCTGCTCGCCCCTGACCTGTCCGGCCTGCCGCCGGCGCTGGTGATGACCGCCGAGCTCGACATCCTGCGCGACGACGGCGCGGCGTACGGGCGGCGGCTGGTCGAGGCGGGCGGCTCGGCCGAGGTGGTCGAATGGGCCGGGCACGTGCACGGCTCGCACGAGATGACCGCGGTGCTGGTGTCGGCCCGCGAGTGGCAGGCACGCGCGGCGGCCTTCCTGCGCGCCCACTACTGAGCCCGCTCCGCGTTCCCGCCGCCTCCCCGCCTGCCCGCCTGGCCGCCGCGCCCGGCTTGGCCGCCGCGCCCGCTCGGCGCGTGCCGGGCGCCACGAGCTGAGTCACGCGGGCGGCCCGTCGCCCTAGCTCTCGTCGTTGCCTGGTGAGTGTTCGTCCTCCACGTCACGTCCGCTAGAGCATCCTAGGAGGCTAGGTTCCGTGCCGGCCCAGCTCTGGCGGCACGCCGGCCCTCACCGCTGGCGTGCCTGGGACCCCTGGCGTCCGCCGGATTTGAACGCGTTCCCCACAGGCGCCCACC is from Phytohabitans houttuyneae and encodes:
- a CDS encoding TetR family transcriptional regulator, whose translation is MVERAAQKRETRRRIAEAAFGLFVRRGFDLVTVADVAAAAGVTEKTVFNHFRSKEDLVYSEDAAFEAALLDAVGGRPPRETPLSAAKAFFQRRYEKVRLDPDGRRRAAALAALVADSPALRARERDIHSRYAEALAELIAAEQDAPADDLRPRLAAEAIVAVHRETVAAVRRALLAGAPDEEIAARALRVSGEAFALLAGGLARYAAKPARSRVKAI
- a CDS encoding alpha/beta hydrolase, yielding MPALPELAPMLARIEAARAHVPDPALPVAERRAAIHRGMDQRAAAVALPPPPVAVTDHAVPVEGGEITVRTYRPDVEGPLPAHLYVHGGGWWLGTLAHRDAACARLAVDARCVVASVAHRLAPEHWFPVPVRDCVAALMWLAGRAAELGVDASRLSIGGDSSGANLAAATALVARDEGGPALVAQVLEIPALDLTMSQPSVNATAGPVVLTRDDLAENIARYADPADLRHPYASPLLAPDLSGLPPALVMTAELDILRDDGAAYGRRLVEAGGSAEVVEWAGHVHGSHEMTAVLVSAREWQARAAAFLRAHY